A region from the Zonotrichia leucophrys gambelii isolate GWCS_2022_RI chromosome 21, RI_Zleu_2.0, whole genome shotgun sequence genome encodes:
- the MFAP2 gene encoding microfibrillar-associated protein 2 produces MRAAELLVLCLPALLVQGQFSRFEGITYPEPVQYSQYDQQAEIQDYYDYHDVTPRAPEEQFRYQSQQQSQQETVPAPTPAAVPETEPTEPGPLDCREEQYPCTRLYSVHKPCKQCLNEICFYSLRRVYVINKEICVRTVCAHEELLRADLCRDKFSKCGVMATSGLCQTVGASCARSCGGC; encoded by the exons ATGAGAGCGGCggagctcctggtgctgtgtcTGCCAG CGCTCCTGGTGCAGGGACAGTTCAGCCGCTTCGAGGGCATCACCTACCCCGAGCCAGTGCAGTACTCCCAGTACGACCAGCAGGCAG AAATTCAGGATTACTACGACTACCACG ATGTCACCCCCCGAGCCCCGGAGGAGCAGTTCCGGTACCAATCCCAGCagcaatcccagcaggaaaCGGTGCCAGCCCCGACCCCAG CTGCGGTGCCCGAGACGGAGCCCACGGAGCCGGGACCGCTCG ACTGCCGGGAGGAGCAGTACCCCTGCACCCGGCTCTACTCCGTGCACAAGCCCTGCAAGCAGTGCCTGAACGAGATCTGCTTCTACAG ccTCCGCCGGGTTTATGTCATCAACAAGGAGATCTGCGTCCGCACCGTGTGCGCCCACGAGGAGCTGCTGCGAG CCGACCTGTGCCGGGACAAGTTCTCCAAGTGCGGGGTGATGGCCACGAGCGGCCTGTGCCAGACCGTGGGCGCGTCGTGCGCCCGCAGCTGCGGCGGCTGctga